In Helicobacter bilis, a genomic segment contains:
- a CDS encoding MerR family transcriptional regulator, translated as MAYTIIEVERATNIPSRKIRFWLDKGLFPFVERDENGVRYFAKSDMEWVKWIEWLRQCGMSLKEIREYAEALSGGIKTAPTRRALLQKSYANLQAHIASLQEISQRLETKLRMYDEMIEKGVDTFNPQSRDYKECEKQC; from the coding sequence ATGGCATATACAATCATAGAAGTTGAGAGGGCAACAAATATCCCTTCAAGAAAGATTAGATTCTGGCTTGATAAGGGGCTATTCCCCTTTGTAGAACGCGATGAAAATGGGGTGCGTTACTTTGCAAAAAGCGATATGGAGTGGGTGAAGTGGATAGAGTGGCTTAGGCAGTGTGGAATGAGCCTGAAAGAAATTAGAGAGTATGCGGAGGCGTTAAGCGGGGGTATTAAAACTGCACCAACACGCAGGGCATTACTGCAAAAAAGCTATGCAAATTTACAAGCACATATCGCTTCATTGCAAGAGATTTCACAAAGACTAGAGACAAAACTTAGAATGTATGATGAGATGATAGAAAAGGGCGTAGATACCTTTAACCCACAAAGCAGGGATTATAAAGAGTGTGAAAAGCAGTGCTAA
- a CDS encoding cupin domain-containing protein: protein MQVNRFILSGILASIVSICFAQGEKSMQEITKDATEMKGDSRNFSGEVGVTMLFNKNAWRDFSGAKVHFSPKARTAWHTHPAGQTLIVTQGVIYTGTKDGIIHKAEVGESISCPPNVEHWHGAGLESSGTHIALTQYDKDSNVIWGDKLSDEEYLQAIKQVK from the coding sequence ATGCAAGTAAATAGGTTTATCCTATCAGGTATATTAGCAAGTATAGTATCAATATGTTTCGCACAAGGAGAAAAATCTATGCAAGAGATTACAAAAGATGCAACAGAGATGAAAGGAGATTCTAGAAACTTTAGTGGTGAAGTTGGAGTTACAATGCTATTTAACAAAAATGCGTGGCGAGATTTTAGCGGTGCAAAGGTGCATTTTAGCCCAAAGGCTAGGACGGCTTGGCATACTCACCCCGCTGGACAGACACTCATTGTTACGCAAGGTGTGATTTACACAGGCACAAAAGATGGCATTATCCACAAAGCAGAAGTAGGGGAGAGCATTTCTTGTCCGCCGAATGTAGAGCATTGGCACGGAGCTGGACTAGAATCTAGCGGCACACATATCGCCCTAACGCAATATGATAAGGATTCTAATGTGATATGGGGCGATAAGCTAAGCGATGAAGAGTATTTACAAGCGATTAAACAAGTCAAATAA
- a CDS encoding aldo/keto reductase, with protein sequence MQDSRREFLKTSGKIVALSLATNALAYPLIAQGTTHSKQQKGDTMQYITLNNGVKMPLLGYGTYQITDLKECQRSVEDAIEVGYRLFDTAQSYGNESALGAAIQNAIKGGIKRKELFITTKLWVSHANEKDVYKAFEDSLKKLGLDYLDLYLIHQPYNDVYGAWRAMSKLYKDGLIRAIGVSNFYPDRIVDFCINNEIKPAINQIECNIFHQQIEAQKNLQSLGVAMESWAPFGEGRKGTFDNPILIQIAKKYNKSVAQITLRWLLERNIINIPKTTRKERMIENINIFDFQLDANDKAQIAKLDTKTSLFFDHRDVENTKRINTMKR encoded by the coding sequence ATGCAAGATAGTAGAAGAGAATTTTTAAAGACTTCAGGCAAAATTGTAGCCCTAAGTTTGGCTACAAATGCACTCGCCTATCCGCTTATCGCACAAGGCACAACTCATTCAAAACAACAAAAAGGAGACACAATGCAATACATTACTTTAAACAATGGCGTGAAAATGCCACTTTTGGGCTATGGGACTTATCAAATCACTGATTTAAAAGAGTGTCAAAGAAGCGTAGAAGATGCGATAGAAGTAGGCTACCGCCTTTTTGATACTGCACAAAGCTATGGCAATGAATCTGCCCTTGGAGCAGCGATACAAAATGCGATAAAAGGCGGAATAAAAAGGAAAGAGCTTTTCATCACTACAAAGCTTTGGGTAAGCCACGCAAATGAAAAAGATGTGTATAAAGCTTTTGAAGATTCTCTAAAAAAGCTAGGCTTAGATTATTTAGATTTATACCTTATCCACCAGCCTTATAATGATGTGTATGGTGCGTGGAGGGCGATGAGTAAGCTTTATAAAGATGGGCTTATAAGAGCTATTGGTGTGAGTAATTTTTATCCTGATAGGATTGTGGATTTTTGTATCAATAATGAAATAAAACCCGCTATCAATCAAATAGAATGCAATATATTTCACCAGCAAATAGAAGCACAAAAAAATCTACAAAGCTTAGGTGTGGCAATGGAATCTTGGGCACCTTTTGGCGAGGGCAGAAAAGGGACTTTTGATAATCCTATCTTAATACAAATTGCAAAAAAATATAACAAAAGTGTCGCACAAATAACTTTGCGTTGGCTGCTTGAACGAAATATCATCAATATCCCTAAAACAACGCGAAAAGAGCGTATGATAGAAAATATAAATATCTTTGACTTTCAACTTGATGCCAACGATAAAGCACAAATCGCAAAACTTGACACAAAAACAAGTCTCTTTTTTGACCATAGAGATGTGGAGAATACAAAGCGTATTAACACAATGAAAAGATAG
- a CDS encoding carboxymuconolactone decarboxylase family protein, translating into MKTKQNRRDFLQKVSIGAGALLMGDIVFAENIHKKKEIKMQLTQRAKEHFAQLFLDMDIADDAEFFEIFMNFALDEAFLESKLELQDYIKLTLAALIATQSLEMYKTMLQAALKNSIKPIVIKEIIYQAVPYVGFGQVSAFIGITNSIFTAHNITLPLESKRTTTRKNRQEKGLNIQRQIFGATIDKANAQAPQDEKHIRQFLSANCFGDYYTRDGIELQFRELLTFVYIAALGGAESQLKAHISGNLAMGNNRERLLGVITALVPYIGYPKSLNAIAALDSITLKG; encoded by the coding sequence ATGAAAACAAAACAAAATCGCAGAGATTTTTTACAAAAAGTTAGCATAGGAGCAGGAGCGTTGCTTATGGGTGATATTGTTTTTGCAGAAAATATACATAAGAAAAAGGAGATAAAAATGCAATTAACACAGAGAGCAAAAGAGCATTTTGCTCAGCTTTTTTTGGATATGGACATCGCAGATGATGCAGAGTTTTTTGAAATATTTATGAACTTTGCCCTTGATGAAGCATTCTTGGAATCAAAGCTAGAATTGCAAGACTATATCAAGCTTACATTAGCAGCACTGATAGCTACACAATCGCTGGAAATGTATAAAACTATGCTTCAAGCAGCACTGAAAAATAGTATAAAGCCCATTGTGATTAAGGAGATTATCTATCAAGCCGTGCCTTATGTGGGGTTTGGGCAAGTGAGTGCGTTTATAGGTATAACAAATAGCATTTTTACAGCCCATAATATTACCCTGCCTTTAGAATCTAAACGCACAACCACAAGAAAAAACAGGCAAGAAAAGGGCTTAAACATTCAGCGACAAATCTTTGGTGCAACAATTGACAAAGCCAACGCACAAGCCCCGCAAGATGAGAAGCATATAAGGCAATTTTTATCAGCAAATTGCTTTGGGGATTATTACACAAGAGATGGTATAGAGCTTCAATTTAGAGAGCTTTTAACTTTTGTATATATTGCAGCTTTAGGCGGGGCAGAATCACAGCTAAAAGCCCATATAAGCGGGAATCTTGCTATGGGTAATAATAGAGAAAGGCTACTTGGTGTTATCACGGCATTGGTGCCTTATATTGGGTATCCAAAAAGTCTTAATGCCATTGCAGCACTTGATAGCATAACACTTAAAGGCTAA